The segment CAGCAAAACACGGCGCGTGCTCGTTGCAGGTGCTCGACACGTACTGCTGAGTACGCCTGCGCGCCTTCCACTGCGCGCCACCCCGTGTTTTGCTGCCTCTCGGCGCCCTCGCGACGAACACTCACGAATAATCCAGGCTAGCCGTGTGGTCGGCCTTCATCCTGATGGTGGCGCGGCGATTCGGGGAACACTATCGTCGCTCCATCGAGAGCGCCCTTGAGAACCTGGATCTGGTGGCATCTATGCGCGAGCGCAACGCGGAGAACGAGGCGTTGAACGCCGCTTAGTGACCAGCGAATCGGCGAGCTCAAACATGCGGTGGGCCAGATATTGCTCGAGAAGGAGCGGGCGGACGGCCTTGTCGCGGAACTGCGGCGTCTTTCGTTGATGGACTCCCTTACGGGCTTGGGCAACCGTCGTAGCTTCGATGAGCACCTGGAGCGCGAGTGGCGACGAGCGCGGCACGACGATACTGCTTTGGCCCTATTGCTGATCGACGTCGACCACTTCAAGGCCTACAACGATCGCTACGGCCATCATCAAGGCGACCGGTGCCTGGTGCACGTTGCTGACGTGCTGCGGGCCATGGTGGGCCGTGAGGGGGACTTGGCCGCTCGCTACGGCGGTGAGGAGTTCGCCCTCATCATTGGGCCCCAGCACGGTGGAGAGTGCGACCGATGCCGCCAATCGGATGCGCGCGGCGATGCGAGCACGTGCCATAGCGCATCCGGCATCGCCGACCGCTTGCGTGGTCACCATCAGCGTGGGTGTGGTTTGTGTCAGGGCCCGTGCCGCGGCCGATCCATCGAGCATTTTGTAGGCAGCTGATGGGGCGTTGTATAAGGCCAAGGATGACGGGCGCGATCGGATGGTCGTACATCCTGAGCAGGTGCTGGGGGATGCGGTGATTCTGAAGGCGCCTCGTCGAGGAGCGCGTTAGCACTGCGCCCGCACCGCGACCTGAGGATATTCCAGATCGGTTGATCGCTCGATGCCTGGTTGCCGTACACTGCGCTCCATCGAAGTCGATGCCCCGTTGGTTCTGTCATGGCTGATGTCACCACTGCGCGAGTGCCCCCGGCGGCCACGCTGATGAGCTTGGGCGGCCCCTTTCGTATGCGTCGCGGCGGTCGCTTGGAGCAGGTCGAGATGGCGTACGAGACTTGGGGCGAGCTCAACGGCGAGCGCAGCAATGCAGTGCTCGTCATGACCGGGCTGTCGCCATCGTCTCACGCGGCGTCCTCCCTGGCCGACCCCACGCCGGGTTGGTGGGAGGACGTCATCGGACCAGGAAAGCCCATCGACACCGATTGCCTGTATGTCATCTGCGTAAACTCCCTGGGGAGCTGCTTCGGCAGTACGGG is part of the Pseudomonadota bacterium genome and harbors:
- a CDS encoding GGDEF domain-containing protein; translation: MGQILLEKERADGLVAELRRLSLMDSLTGLGNRRSFDEHLEREWRRARHDDTALALLLIDVDHFKAYNDRYGHHQGDRCLVHVADVLRAMVGREGDLAARYGGEEFALIIGPQHGGECDRCRQSDARGDASTCHSASGIADRLRGHHQRGCGLCQGPCRGRSIEHFVGS